The window GCTCGTCTCAGCTCGCGCATCGTCCGCCAGCGTCTGCCGCCGGAGGCAGCAACGGCATCAGCGGTATTGTTGGCTCTAGCGGCTCCAGTAACGTTcgtcgcgcgtgtgccgccgtGTCTACCGCGCGCTCGACGGATCGCATCCATTCAGCTTTTCCTACATACGCGGAGTCGCCGCAGCAACCACCGCAGCCGTcaacaacaacggcgacGTCTGCCCCTGCAACCACTGCGacgcgcgcgtcgccgttTACGCAAGAGAAACACCACCAGGGCTGCCCAGACGCCAGCGCAGCGATCACCGTGTCtccagagcagcagcagagccagCACGTGAAGCGCCTCTCCCCCAGCACTTGCAGCGGTAGCGCGTCGAACCTGACCATTTTGCTTCACTCCAACACCAACGCCAGCGTCacgtcagcggcgacggaCAGCTCCGAGCAGTCTACACCCCTCTCCGGGGTCTCCTCCCATCAGCAACAGGTACAGCGAGCCCGCGCCCAACGTGTCGTCGACGAGGCAAACCACCTTTACTCGAATCCCTGCTCTTCCCTGCAGCCATCGCTGGACTCGTGCTCGAGCAGCCGCGCCCGCGacaacgaggacgacgaaGTAGCTGCCGACGACGCTGTCAGTGCCGCTTtcgtggacggcgccgccgtggctggcaacgacgacgaccagcagcagcagcaccgtcgccacaGCGACGATCtttcgcagcagcaccgcgtcaGATGTAGCGCGCCATCCAGCAAGCGTCCAAGACAGCCTCTGCGGGAtccgtcgtcgccaccgctcccaccgcagcagccgcagccgcaggcaGACttggaggacgaggaggagcgaacGCATCCGcatcaccgctgcggcgccgccatgcgcATCCCCGACCCCTCCACGTTTGTAgacccctcctcttcctcgcggCACAGGCCgaccacgacgacgacaacagcGAGCACGAACAAGGATGGCACCGACCCGGGAGGCCCTAGCAGTGGCCGCAACAGCCGCACCATGAGCCAGCTTCAccagcgccgtggcgacaGCGGTAACCCAAACGGCGATGGCaaccgcgcgcgcacgctcgACGATGCCGAGTACGAAGAAGATCAAGAGGTGTGGCGCGCCCTgcacccgccgccgcatctTCGGCGCCATGGAGGGGAACGGGACGAGGACAACCACGACCCCCAagcggccactgccgccatGATTATTGCccccggtggcggcgccgccgtcacatCCATGAGCTCCGCCTGCCTCTCCGCGCCAGACGCCacgccggtggtgccgccgccaaagCGCTTCGCCACCGGAGAGGGTGAGGCAGTGGCGCTCGACGAGCTTCGCTACGTCTCcagctccaccaccaccaccgcggccgccgcctccgcgatcCTCGAGGAAGAtgaggacgacgagggcgagcgcgcgtcgccgtcgcatgTCGCCACCACTGATGCGAACCGTGAAAAAGGAGCATCGTCCGCTTCCCGTCgcgcatcgcagcagcagcagcagccgcagcagcgcgacagTCGCACTCGGAGGGCGCGTGTCGCGGGTGCGAGCAGAGGCAACTGCgttagcagcagcagtactgGCGTGTTGGCCAGTCGGCGGCACGCCAGCGACAGCGTCACGGCTGGCATTCCGTACGACCCGTCCTGCTTCCCTCTGCCGTCCCAGCCGCCGAAGCTGGCGGCCCCTGTCACGGCAGCCGTAGCCGCGGCAGCCCACAGGACCGCGGCCGAGCCCGCGTCTGACGGCCCGCGGAGAAGCACGAGCCAGCCTAGCTGCGCTACTCCGCcagacgcgcagcagcagcagcagggcccGCAGGCAGCGggtgccgacggcggcgccacgctcGCGCCGACACGCCCGCCAATCAAGCTGATCGAAACTCGCTACGCCTTTCTTGCCCTCTCCTTCATGATGCGCATGCTGTGCAAGCTGCACAAGGGCGAGCCAATCCCGTCGAGCGACTTTCACTCCCACTGCATACCGCCGATGACGGTGACCATGTACGTGCAGCGACTGGTGCGGTactgcgcgtgcagcggcgaggcgctcCTCTGCTCATTTTTACTTCTGCTCAAGTACGTCTTTCACAGCGGGCACCCTGTTACCATCTACAACGCACATCGTCTACTCATCACTAGCATCGTGCTCGGCATCAAGCTGCGCGACGACGTATACTACAGCAACGTCTACTACGGCCGTATcggcggcatcagcggaCGCGAGATGAATAAGCTAGAGCTGCTTTTCCTCGAGAAGCTGGAGTGGGAGACGCAGGTGCATGTAGACGAGTACATGGCGCTGCTAGATCTGCTCGCGGAGCTCGGCATTGACGCGGAGCCGACCAGCGCGCAGCTCGAAGCCTTTGCGGCGGCGTACCCGGACGAAGTCGCCGCGTACGTGTCGGACGAGGAGGATAGCGAAATCGCCGAGGCAAacgcgaagctgcagcagcagggtcCCGACTCGGCCGCCGGCTCGTCCATGaaggacgccgccgccagcgtcacCGCCCTGCccgcggcggagcagcagcgcctgaaGGTGCTGCGTGGCGCCTACCGGCTGCATCAGTGGCACACGCTCGTGGTGCCGTGGCTGGCGCGCCTGGAGCGCTGCGTGTTTGCCAAGGCGGAGGAAAatgctgtcgccgcagccgcggcccgGAAGGAGGAGGGTCTGCGCTGGCAGCAATACCACCGCGAGGATGAGAaggccgcagcgctgcggcatcAGCG of the Leishmania donovani BPK282A1 complete genome, chromosome 5 genome contains:
- a CDS encoding CYC2-like cyclin, putative, which produces MDCVEACPPHHTRSSQLAHRPPASAAGGSNGISGIVGSSGSSNVRRACAAVSTARSTDRIHSAFPTYAESPQQPPQPSTTTATSAPATTATRASPFTQEKHHQGCPDASAAITVSPEQQQSQHVKRLSPSTCSGSASNLTILLHSNTNASVTSAATDSSEQSTPLSGVSSHQQQVQRARAQRVVDEANHLYSNPCSSLQPSLDSCSSSRARDNEDDEVAADDAVSAAFVDGAAVAGNDDDQQQQHRRHSDDLSQQHRVRCSAPSSKRPRQPLRDPSSPPLPPQQPQPQADLEDEEERTHPHHRCGAAMRIPDPSTFVDPSSSSRHRPTTTTTTASTNKDGTDPGGPSSGRNSRTMSQLHQRRGDSGNPNGDGNRARTLDDAEYEEDQEVWRALHPPPHLRRHGGERDEDNHDPQAATAAMIIAPGGGAAVTSMSSACLSAPDATPVVPPPKRFATGEGEAVALDELRYVSSSTTTTAAAASAILEEDEDDEGERASPSHVATTDANREKGASSASRRASQQQQQPQQRDSRTRRARVAGASRGNCVSSSSTGVLASRRHASDSVTAGIPYDPSCFPLPSQPPKLAAPVTAAVAAAAHRTAAEPASDGPRRSTSQPSCATPPDAQQQQQGPQAAGADGGATLAPTRPPIKLIETRYAFLALSFMMRMLCKLHKGEPIPSSDFHSHCIPPMTVTMYVQRLVRYCACSGEALLCSFLLLLKYVFHSGHPVTIYNAHRLLITSIVLGIKLRDDVYYSNVYYGRIGGISGREMNKLELLFLEKLEWETQVHVDEYMALLDLLAELGIDAEPTSAQLEAFAAAYPDEVAAYVSDEEDSEIAEANAKLQQQGPDSAAGSSMKDAAASVTALPAAEQQRLKVLRGAYRLHQWHTLVVPWLARLERCVFAKAEENAVAAAAARKEEGLRWQQYHREDEKAAALRHQRPSSASTWLSPLSAQKRATSSATTAAAAAATAGAAWASEPPYQASRSHRDGSNVPHRSSSGAIMMGGGGAHSTAISSSGGSSGFDSVRYNNFMNFANNANGGYFGTLSASASASAAAAAPTAVSQGSRLDRSASPPSSGQCPSQQKHAVSGPAPFSYYYQGNDVARASIQVRHLAAASSSAHFDITNRVAASVAAVSTSADAGAESHQHTASTQQQQLPSVAGTTVQLTSPSSSTTHGSGINVNAQPYYYVSSRMRKQQQQAAAASPASVGPSVTRPGSDLAVAGMTSTRTPATAVGTDDTVAAAQRASLSTLEGGSDARSPGSSFTSPACINSLARFSTYARTTTGRVAGHPSQPSGFRSGIETVVSAMKMSGIYGGGGNNSSSTSGSSAHPHTFPARPIARSGADGGSGGEQATSAHVPRRSPHADHQAPVHRRSAFASQHSLGKKRSKPDSYKDY